The window GTTTCGACTACAGCGTCGCAATCGAGTGTTTGGCTTGCAAACGATAGCCCTCGTTTATTCCCGTTTCCAGTGAACGCCCGGTGCCCGTTGCGGGCAGATACACCTACCCATGTTTGGACGGAAGATCGGTCAGCGGCTACTCACAGTGATGGTCGTCGCCGGACTGCTGGCGATGACCGTCGGAATCGGCGCGGTAACAGCACAGGAAAGCGACGCGGTCGAAGAGTCGGTCGAGACCGGCGATGAAACCGAGAGCGTCTCGATCCAAAACGAGAGTACGCAAACGGTCGAGGAGAGCGTGACGGAGACCGAAACGTCGTTCGCGACGGACGGAACCGACGACTCGTCTGACGGCGATGGCAGCATCGTCGACTTCGACGATGACTTCGCGAGCGGCGGCTTCGCCACCGATATCGTCGATCAGACGCTCGGAAACGTCGGCAGCATGTTCGAATAACCGGTCTCGTTTCGATTCGTCTCGACGGGAACGCCCGTCGCAGTCCATTTTTCACGCTGTCGACCGACGCTCGCGGCTTCGGTCGTGCAACGGACGGCAAAAAACAGGATACCGAAAGAGGTGGATAGCTGATCGAACGACGATCGCGTAACGGTTCAGTTACGCTGCAGTCCAGAGGTTCGTCGCGGCGACGGAACCGAACTGGATGTTCTCGTTCTCCTGCATGGTCACCTGTGCAGCGTCGGCGCTGTCACCGTTTTCGGCCACGGCGATGGCGGCCTGCTGCTCGTTGACGTTCTCCTGCGTGATGAACTGCACCTGGGCGAGCTGGGCGCTCGCGTGCTGCTGGGCGTCGTTCGTCTGCAGCGCGTCGGTGTCGTACGAGAGGCCTTCGATGCCGTCGACGTCTTCGCCGCCCACGGTCACGCTCGTGGTCGAAGTCACGACCGCGTTCTCGTACTGGTGGCTCGGGCCGGCGTAGACGTTCAGCGCGTCCGCGAAGCCGACCTGCGAGTTGATGTTGGACTGGTAGGCCAACTGGACGGCGGTGGCGTCGCTCTCGTTGGTCGCGAGCGCCAGCGCCGTGTTCTGCAGGTTGACGTTCATCTGTTCGGCGGTCTGGTTCTGGGCCACCTCGGAGGTCGCCGTCTGGACCTTCTCGCCGCTCTTCTTGTGGTGGTCTCCCTCCTTGTCGGCGAGCAGCGTCTCGACCGAGCGCTCGGTGTCGAGGACCTGGGTGTCGTCGTCGAGTCCCGCGGTCGCGACGTTCATGCCGCCGAGCGACTGGATGACGTTTTCGGCAGTCGCGCTGCCGAGCTGCTCGTTGAGGTTCGTCTGTTCCGTGATCTGGATGGCGGTCGCGACGCTGCCGTTGCCGACGGCGATTGCGACGGCGCCGTCCTGCTGGTTGATGTTCTCCTGGGTGACCGCCTGACCCTGCTGGACCGCCGCCGACGCGGCCTGGTCCTCGAACTGGCCGTTACCCACGTAGACGTTCGTCGCGTTCGCAACGCCCCGCTGCAGGTTCTCGTTGGACTGCTGGGACTGCTGGAGGGCGGTCGCTTCGCTGTTGTTCTCCGCGATCGCGAACGCGATGTTCTGTTCGTTGTAGTTGAGCTGGCCGACTTCCTGGACCTGCGTCACTTCGGCTTCAGCCGTCTGGTCGGCGTCGTCGGCGTCGAGTGCCGCCTTATCGCCCTTCTTGTCGGCGATGCCCCAGCCGTCGAACGACTTGCCGTCGCCGTCGCCGATGAGGATCGTGACCTCACCGACGTCCTCGAACTGCGTCTGGACCGCGTGGGCGCTGTCCGCGGCGACGTCAGCGTTCTGCTGGTTGTCGTTGTACTGCGAGGCCTCCTGCACCGCCGTGGCCTCGCCGCCGTCGATCGAGATCGACGTCGCGTTCTCCTGCTGGTTGATGTTGACCTGATCGACGTCCTGGTACTGCGAGACCTCGACGTCGTTCAGCTCGTCGCCGGACGCGTGCGCGTCGATGTATTCCTCGAGGGTCATATCCCCGAGGTCGGCGCCGAAGACCAGGTACAGGCCTTCGTCGTCCTCGAGCACGTGGTGCGTGCCGGCGTTCGCGTTGCCCTCAGTCTCGGCTTCTTCGGCGGCGGCGGCCGCCGGTAGACCGACCGAGAGCATCGCTACGGCGACTATACATGCCATAAGAACCGTCGTACACTGTGAACGTATCGTCGTCGTGTTTGTCATGATTCGTTTGACGTGAACCGTGAGAGTCTTCCTTTCTGTAACTCCACGGCGTAAACCGTCGTATCCCGATGACAGACTTTGTTATCTGTCAGTTTCGGCAAATATGAAGCGACCTACCGTCTCGAAGGCCGATACTTACGGCGAGAAACGGGTTGCTTCGCTTGCAGGCGGTTCGATCTGATGGTGTGCTAACGCACCTCAGTCGCTAGTCAGCCGTCACTGGCGCTCTCGAGGCCTCGAAATCGCCGGCTACGTATCGAAAGGAGTGACTGTTTCACGGGACAAAGGCCGAGGTTACCGGAAACTGCTCCCAAACCGCCGCGGGTCATACTCGGTATTTCGGGGACGGCGCCGCGTAATTCTGTTGGCACAACGAGGAGCGAACAGTTTGCTAAGCCAATTGTATCGATCGGAGTGTACGGTTGCGGTGAGTAAAAGCAAAACCAACAGATTGAGATTGATGGTTCCAGCGCTTCTAATGCGAGTCTTCCCCTGAAACTGTGGTCCGGGTTGAAGTAGAACTCCGTGATGAGCAGCGATTGGGCAACGCGTCACAGCGGGGATGCGTCGGGAGTCGGTTGGTACCTCCCGCGACGAGCGGCGGTCTCGCGGTATGGGGTCGACGTTCCGTTGCGGAGCTGGTACTCCCGTGTGATGCGTGCCTCGTAAACAGCTAAAAACTCAACTATGAAGCGCGCACTCGCAATCACACTGACGGTAGCAATCTTCGGCGCCCTTGCAGTCATGGGGGCGACCGGAGCGGTTATGGCACAGGAAGACGGAAACGCGACGAACGTCTCCGATCTCATCGACCAGACTCAGGACGTCGACGCGGATCAGGACCTCGAGTCGGGTGACGCGAACGTCGACGTGAATGTCGACCAGACGAACAACAACGCGCAGACGGCCAGCGCGACGTCCGGTGACGCGGTCGCTGGTAGCTCCGGTGGCGGTGCCGGTGCCGCGGCCGCTGCGGACCACTACAAGGGCGGCGGTGGCGCTGTCGCTACTGATGCCGGCGCCAGTACTGGTTCGACGGCGTTCTCCACCGCTGAAGTCGCTCAGAACCAGGACGTCGATCAGACCAACGCTGCGCAGGTCGACGCTACTGCCGACACCAGCATTGAGGCTGAGCAGAACGTCGAACCCGAGCAAGAGGCTGACGTCGAAGACAACACGTTCAACGAGCCCGGTGACGACCTCGACGAGGACACTCTGGCAAGCATCGACGCTAACCTGCAGGAACTCGTCGACGAGTTCGTCAGTTCCTAATTCAGTATATACTGAATTTAATTCGCCTACCTACTTTTATTGCGCCAATTATAGCGCGTCAACTGCTGTTGTTTCTGCCTGGATAATCACGTCTCGAATCGCCAAATTAGCCTCTCGAGCCACGGCCTTCGCGTCTTCGTACTCGACACTGACATCGTAGACCTCGCCGTCGACGTCGCTCGCGATTTTCACGGTCACTTCGTAGGTCTCGCCGTCGATTTCGAGATCGACCGTTATCGAACACCCGCTGTACAATCCACCGATGCGTCCCCCACATCCTGCACTCCTAACGTCCTCGTCTCCTCAAGCATTACCAGTCATACGTCGAGCGACGCGCTGCCGATCCTCGGGCTTGCAGATGACCTTCACGAGGTGGCCCGGGCGGTACTTCTTCATCGTCGCCGGGAGAACGAAACGTCACGCGCGTCCGCGAGCGTCTCCGGCAGATCGCCAGCATCCCCGGCGTCGCGTCGTCAAGATTCGTCTCGAGGACGGCGATGTCGTTTTTCACGAGCGACCTGTCGCCCTCGCCGACCAGCACCCGGAACACGTTCGGATGCGGATCGAGGTCGTAGCCGCCGGCGCCGTAGCCCGACGCCGCGACCTCGAGCGCCCCGGTCGCCGTCTCGATCGAAGGTGTAGCGTTAGGAACGATGAAATATTCATGGGTGGAAACGGATCAACGGTTGTAGTGGTTCTAATACGAGTATTGCCCTGAAACTGTAGTCCGGGTTGAAGTAGGACTCCGTGATGAGCAGCGACTGGGCAACGCGTCACAGCGGGGATGCGTCGGGAGTCGGTTGGTACCTCCCGCGACGAGCCGCGGCCCCGCCGAACGGGGTCAACGTTCCGTTGTGGAGCGGTACCCCCGTGTGGTGTATGCCTTATAAACATCAACTATGAAGCGCGCACTCGCAATTACATTGACGGTAGCGATCTTCGGCGCCCTCGCAGTCATGGGGGCCACC is drawn from Halopiger aswanensis and contains these coding sequences:
- the larC gene encoding nickel insertion protein, translated to MVPNATPSIETATGALEVAASGYGAGGYDLDPHPNVFRVLVGEGDRSLVKNDIAVLETNLDDATPGMLAICRRRSRTRVTFRSPGDDEEVPPGPPREGHLQARGSAARRSTYDW